The region TGATGGTCCTTGGTATATCCAAGAACCTCTTTATTTGAGGTGGAAACAATGGGATTGCCAAAGTGATTGTCGTTACAATTGTATGATtgatagagagaaagaaagagaagctCTTCTTGGCTCTGCTCCTCTCAAATATCATGGTAAATGGCCCTTCAAACGTGTATATGGGATTCAGGTACGATTCCTAAGCACTATGTAAGatcaataaatataatattttttatttggaaTTTGATGTTGACATAGTTTATTGTTTGTGACACGGTTTTCTTATTCAGGAACCTGCTTCTGTTATTTTCTCTGCTCTGAACCTTGCAATGCATTTTCATGGCTGGCTATCTTTTTTCATTCTTTTATATTATAAGTTGCCTTTGAAGGAAGATAAGAGGGCATACTATGAGTTTTCCGGTTTTTGGCATATCTATGGGCTCTTAACAATGAACTCTTGGTTTTGGAGTGCTGTTTTCCATTGTCGGTAAGCTTTTGAATGCCTTTCTTTATCTATGTTCTCAATCAGAAACTGAACATGTATTTTGGTTTTGATATTCCTTTTTTTCCTTGTGAGATTAATATTTTCTTATCTAACTGCAGAGATGTGGAGCTAACGGAGAAGCTGGACTATTCATCGGCAGTGGCATTACTTGGTTACTCTCTTATTGTGGCCATAGTAAGAAGTTTTAACGTGAGGGATGAAGCTGCCAGAGTCATGGTTATGGCCCCAGTGCTTGCATTTGTAACCACCCATATAATGTTTCTGAATTTCTACAAATTAAACTATGGTATCATTCTCCTCCTCGTGCCTTTATTTCATAGTGGTAAACAGGAAGTCAACATACTTtagcttgagagttttgttctTTGGTTGCAATCAGAGTTGTGATAACTGTGGACTACAATTAGATGTTGATCCAACTACAATTACATTCCAACCATAATCGAATACCAAAATAAATAAGTGAAAAATTGAACTAGGTGACGTAGTCTTAGATTGGGAACAAAATGTACTTGTCTCTTGCTCTTGTACCATCTTATGCAGTCCAAAAATCGAAACTAGTATGAAATACTGACTTCTTTCTCTGCATATTTAGAGTGAATAGTTTGGACCGTCCTCAAATCTTAAGTCTTAAAACACGTTCAATTTGCAGGGTGGAACATGATAGTTTGTGTCTTCATGGCCGTGGTGCAACTACTTATCTGGGCAACTTTTGGCAGTGTAACTCGCCATCCATCTCGCTGGAAGTTGTGGCTGGTGGTAGTGGCAGGTGGTCTAGCAATGCTTCTAGAAGTCTATGATTTTCCTCCATATCAAGGGTATGTGGACGCCCATGCTCTCTGGCATGCCACCACAGTCCCGCTAACTTACATGTGGTGGAGTTTTGTCCGAGATGACGCTGAATTTAGAACCACAAATCTGCTGCTGAAGAAGGTAAAGTAGTTTGTTTTGAATATGAGAATGTTATGGCCTTGTAATTTTTTGccctttctattttttcaatttcTTTCGAGATTAGTTTGTTTTCTATTTGATTTAACCCAACCAAGATTAAGAATGAAGAGTTTTTAATGGCATTCTAATTAATGGTTTTGtatgtgaaaaaaaaaaacattatgttGGATTGATGTTAGGCATTGGAATTTGGTTAGCTAGTACTTCTCAACGACCAAAATCTtccaatcaattttttttttttttttgtaaaaaaggAGTAAAACCCCAcattaatttgtattttttttgtcaattttttctcTCTCCAATGCAATAGTTGTAAAATTACTGAAAAGAATGCTATAAGATAGCCAATACCCTTAACTAATAAAGAGCTGGAAAAGGCATTTGAAGGCTACAAACAAGTAATATAAGAGCATTTCTAACGGAGTGTCAAATTGGTGTTATATTGCTAAAATATAACTTACTTTACAAAAAATTTGTTCCAATGATGTGTTAAAAGTTGTGTCAAATTTAGCACGCAATATAATATGGTGCATATTTTGCATTACCATAAGtgttacatttttttatttatttttatgtcatttttattatttttatctatttgcattaaatgctatattttttaccttattattttattattatcctATATTATcaataatgaaataaaaaaaattgttatttttgtatatttttaataaatattaaattagcattaataaatattaaattttacaatAGTGCGCATATGGCTAAAAATTgtgataaatatataatatattgattttttgtgtcAAATATACACTATTTACATCTCTCATTAGAGATTGTGTAAGGTGATGTTTGGTTTGGTGGAATATAGTCAGAATGGTAATGATAATGAAATAGAATAAGAATAAAAATTGAATAACATTATGATGTTTGGTTTATTTCTAGAATGAACAttcaaatcataattattttgtttGATTTGGTGTAAAAATAGAATGGAATAAGTGGTGTATTGATATAAATATTCCTGTtagaaattttttatatatatactttcattttatttttgggtatatattttcaatatttaaaattgaagtaaaatttAAAAGATACTTATGATTTAAAGAGAGGATGGATACTttgaattaatttgtttataaataaaactattaGTTAATTTATAATAGActagaataattttttttgtaaaaagaaaataaataatttattaattcaattttgcaaatattttgaaatattaaaacaaaaagtTAAAATTTTAAAAGTGATCCTTTAGATGTTGAGTTatgcataataataataataataataataataataataatagcaatTAGCATGTAAAGGGATACATTTTAGCCCTACATTTTAACCatgaaataatataaatataatctaATGTTTTcagctttaaaaaaaaaaaaaacgttatGCAGTTGCTAGTATTACTATGGCTAAAATGGaccaacaaaatataaataacaattgAAAAGTTAATTCCTAAGTGTATGGATTAAGATTCCATTGAAATTACTTTtccattttgtaaaatcaaaCCTAACATCGGAAGGCATCTTTTATTTGAATGATTTTTCTATTCCAAATTCCATTCCAATGAACTAAACATGCCATAAATGCCTTGTAAATGTCCAAAAATTGTATttacaatataaaaattaaagaaaaattagcgACAAAAGTAATTAATGTTTTCAAAAGCTTGTAAATTAGTACTtagtcttttttttatttttgtgaaaaaagtATCAAATGTTCAATTATGTCGAGTTTTGTTGGTACCCACTCTAATAGAGTTGTTAGATGTTGATTGGGTGGACATGCGTTGGCTTCGCATTGGTTCaccttatattttttattttttataaaaaaaattgtttaaaatgattttaaaataaaacatataaatttatataaaaataattagaataatagaaaaaaataaaacaaaacaaataaggGTGTAAATGTGTTAGCTCTTCCTTAGTCCAccttataattttttataaaaatatatttaaaatgattttaaaatattaCATTGAGCAAGGTTATTATATCCAATCACCTTGCTTGATGGTTGGATAATGAGGGTTTAAAATTTTCTACTCATTGCCTACTAAAAAACCTAGTTATATTTGCAAGATTGTTTGTAATTGCGGTGAATATGACACATATTTGCCTTCATGCATGTCCAAAGCATTAGCAGATTACATATTGAGCTCATCTGATATTGATGTTATAAATTATATCTTTGACAAAGCTTTTGCAAAATAAAGGTCTTGAAATATCAACGACAAAGGGGATCAATAAGTATTTTGCTAACACTTTGGACACGAATGAAGGCAAATACTGGACATATTCCTTGTGATCGAAAACAATttcagattaattttttttacaaatgtaACTTGCTTTTCTTAATTAAACAGTAGAGGTTCTGATCACTCATCATCCAACCATCATCAACCTTGCTTGATGGCTGGATTATGAGGGTTTAGAATCTTCTACTCATGCCTACCAAAAAAATCAGCTACATTTGCAAACTTGTTTTGTTTCAAAATTGTTTCTTATGGCGGCGAATATGACAAATATTTGCTTTTATGCTTGTCCAAGTGTTATAAACCTTATCTTTGACAAAGCATTTTCCAGACAaaagtgattagtgctcaaaaatgcagattcattagttttaaagtgtaaaataaattatgttttaattaatattttcatgaatttagtgtaatatttgttttaattaaaaatattaatttttgatttaatttatgtttaatttccAGGAAATAATTTACATTTGGACAATAATAAAAAGGGAGAATAGAGAAATAGTTAAAACTGAAAACGAAAATAaagaaagtggcatttttgaagaaatgaAGATCAGCCCATTTGGCCCAAGCCCAAATATGGACACTGCAATTTTTTTTCCTTGCCCAGCCGCCAGGTGTCATCACCAGAAGCCTCCACGCGTCCCAGGAGCAACCCAGTCAGCCACCCAGCGCGCGCCACGTGTCCAGCTCCCTTCAGCAACTCACGCTCAAGCATCAACTCCCTTTCAGCCTTTGACCCACGTAACCCTTCATAGCAGCAAGCTTCACACAGGCCCAGGCCCGTAGCTCCATTCTCAGCATCCAAGCATCTCCAACGACTCAAATCCCCTTCAGCGTCCCAGCAACTTCACTCCAACGTGACCACCAGCCCAATAAAGGCCCAAGCACCCAGCAGCCTTGCTTCCTTCAGCCAAAGCCTCCTCATCATTCCAGCCCAAAGACCCCACGTGGCCCAAAGAGCCCAATCTGAAGCCTTCCCAGCAGCCTACCTATGTGTCACGTTTTCATTGGCTGGGAATGAGTCAAAACCCAtatctgccaccagccaccttcaacccatattttgtagATATTGGGCTTTGCGAAATtgttattttgagctttaaaactcatgtttttgtggtatttgaaaaaagagaaaaatgaccatacaccaaaatagctaggttaatattaataataagatttgatttttcaaaatcatattttattattaatatttcagatttattttgtaaaccccattttgttgttttatttctttttagtcattttctccatctataaata is a window of Humulus lupulus chromosome 4, drHumLupu1.1, whole genome shotgun sequence DNA encoding:
- the LOC133829966 gene encoding uncharacterized protein LOC133829966; this encodes MLRRLLITFVVVVSWNLGVIDASAGDADPRYRACVKECKETGCVGERCFSYCKLSSNDATIDGPWYIQEPLYLRWKQWDCQSDCRYNCMIDREKEREALLGSAPLKYHGKWPFKRVYGIQEPASVIFSALNLAMHFHGWLSFFILLYYKLPLKEDKRAYYEFSGFWHIYGLLTMNSWFWSAVFHCRDVELTEKLDYSSAVALLGYSLIVAIVRSFNVRDEAARVMVMAPVLAFVTTHIMFLNFYKLNYGWNMIVCVFMAVVQLLIWATFGSVTRHPSRWKLWLVVVAGGLAMLLEVYDFPPYQGYVDAHALWHATTVPLTYMWWSFVRDDAEFRTTNLLLKKVK